One window of Paenibacillus sp. FSL K6-3182 genomic DNA carries:
- the pstC gene encoding phosphate ABC transporter permease subunit PstC → MNKLMPILLFLCASVSVLTTIGIVVTLISETYQFFQKIPIFDFLFGTKWSPLIPPKSFGVLPLLSGTLMITFIACLVAIPLGLASAIYLSEYAPKRVRKVIKPILEVLAGVPTIVYGYFALSLVTPLIQSIFHSAGVFNALSAGIVVGIMIIPMVCSLSEDAMSSVPRSLRDGAYALGATRFEVALKIVVPAAFSGIVASAVLAFSRAIGETMIVTVAAGSTPNMTANPLESIQTMTAYIVQVSLGDTPHGTVEYGSIFAVGMTLFVITFLLNILAQYIARRFREEY, encoded by the coding sequence ATGAACAAATTGATGCCAATCCTATTGTTCCTGTGTGCATCCGTATCTGTTCTAACTACAATAGGTATTGTCGTCACACTCATCTCAGAGACCTATCAGTTTTTTCAAAAAATACCGATTTTTGATTTCTTGTTTGGGACCAAATGGTCACCGTTAATTCCGCCCAAAAGCTTCGGCGTTTTGCCGCTCCTGTCAGGCACGCTCATGATTACGTTTATCGCTTGTTTAGTCGCTATCCCTCTAGGGCTTGCAAGTGCCATTTACTTATCAGAATATGCACCGAAGCGGGTTCGTAAAGTAATTAAACCGATATTGGAGGTACTCGCAGGAGTTCCAACCATCGTATATGGTTACTTTGCTCTTAGCTTGGTTACACCGCTTATTCAAAGTATTTTTCATAGCGCCGGCGTGTTCAATGCATTAAGTGCCGGTATTGTTGTCGGTATTATGATTATTCCTATGGTTTGCTCGCTAAGTGAGGATGCGATGTCCTCTGTACCGCGCAGCTTGCGTGACGGCGCTTATGCGCTTGGCGCAACACGGTTCGAGGTTGCTTTGAAAATCGTTGTGCCAGCAGCCTTCTCGGGTATCGTGGCTTCTGCCGTACTTGCTTTCTCAAGGGCGATCGGCGAGACGATGATCGTTACGGTAGCGGCAGGCTCTACACCTAATATGACGGCTAATCCGCTTGAGAGCATCCAGACGATGACCGCTTATATCGTTCAGGTCAGCCTTGGGGATACGCCGCATGGAACGGTTGAGTATGGATCGATCTTCGCGGTCGGCATGACGTTGTTCGTCATTACATTCCTACTCAATATTCTTGCCCAGTACATTGCAAGAAGATTCAGAGAGGAGTACTAA